The window CACCGTCAATCAACGGCGGCCATAATGTACAATTTTTACCCCTACCCTCAAATTGTTCAGTTTGAGTAATTGAAACTACTGACATTACTAAATCCTGACTGACAAATAGTTTTTCAATTGACTTAAAGGAATTCTTAAAGTTAAAGCCTAATGTATCAAGCCATGCGTAATACTCCTCTGAATCAGCCTGTACTAAGTTCTCAGTCAGTGGAAGTTCAAAGATATTATTAGCGTCAGTGTCATTATCAATTATTAATTTACCTTCTGCACTTAAAATTCGTTCATCCTCTTTGCAAATATATATTTTAAATCCAATGTAATAATCTTCAGGTATTATATCAATCTGCAATTCAACAGCTTCTTCACTAACTTCAATAGCTTTATGAAAATGAATGTCTTCTAAAGACTTTATATAATGCTTGGGCAAGGATAAGTTTCCGGCTTCAATTGCCATCTCGATTATAGCAGTTCCCGGTAATATAGCTTGTCCATCAATAACGTGGTCCTTTATAAAGAATTCATTACTGTGAATAGTTCTGGTAAACCTTTGATTTTCAATGGTAGAAATATTGGCATCAATTAAAAATGCTAATTCTGATTTATTATTTTTTATATAAAAATCAGTGTCTTTATCACTGTTTTCTTCAAAATTCAGCCAATACCGATGATTGTCAAAAACATAGGTTGGTAGCATAATTATAAAACCTTTCTGAAGACGATTAAATTGTTCCCAATCAATCTTTATTCCCAAAATAGCAAATTTAGCGATTTCTTCAACATTTCCGGCTGTTATGGCAGTTTGCGCCATAATCGCATATTTATTTTTTTCACTCTTTGTAATTGTAATTTTATCAGCGGTCATATGAGTCTTCACATAAGTACATGGTTTATTACTTAAAAAATTCATTAGACCTGCCTTTAGTTCATTAACACTGCTGCACAATACACATATTCGTGAATCCAGAAGTTCACGCCCAACTTGCGTAGTATAGGCAATATCACTAATATCCAATGTATTATTCTCTGCCTCTTGTTCGCCAAGCCAATGAAGGAATTTCTGTACATATTTGTGTACTCCATCATCATTCATTGCGGAAATCAGAACAGGCACTTGAGGAATCTCTCTTGCTTGTAAACGCTTTCTATTATCCTCATGGTTTTGAATAAGAATATGCGCATTAGAACCACCAGCACCAAAAGAGCTTATTCCCAAAACCAATTTATCATTATAAGTTGTCCAAGGCTCTAGCTCTTTTTGCAAGTAAAATTGGCTGTCGTCAAAAGAAATTCTGGGATTAGGAGTGTCACAATTAATTAATGGAATCTTAACTCTGTTCATGAGTTGTAATACAGCTTTAATTGTTGACACTATACCCGCTGCACCTTCTAAATGCCCAATATTTGATTTTACACTTCCTATTGCACAAAATTGATTATCCTGCGTATAGTTGCTGAACGCTGACTTCAACCCGTTTATTTCTATTGGATCTCCCAGTATTGTTCCTGTGCCGTGTGCTTCTATAAAAGTAATATCTCTTGCAGATATACCTGCATCATCAATAGCAGTCTTTATAACTTCTGCCTGAGAAGTTGAACTGGGTACTGTATAGCCATTTGGATGCCCCACATGATTTGAGGCTACCCCCTTGATAATGCCCAAAATATTATCCCCGTCACGTTCCGCATCACTTAATGGTTTAAGAATAATTGCTCCGATTCCTTCCCCGGGTACATATCCGTCTGCTTCACTGCCAAAGCTGTGACACTTACCTTTGGGTGATAATACTCTTAGCTGACTCCTTAAAACATACTCAGACGGGTGTATGTGTAAGTTGACACCCCCTGCAATAGCCATCTTACATTTACCGTTTCTTATATTGTCAACAGCTACAACAATGGAGTTTAATGAGGAAGAGCAGGCAGAGTCAATTATAAAACTTGGACCGTTTAATTCAAATACGTAAGAAACTCTATTGGCAATTGACCATGGCAATGCCTGATGTGTTCCGAAATTGCCTTTTACCATCTCATCTTCAATTAGCAGTCGGTAGCCATTTGTAGTATTTCCTATAAAAACACCAACATTGCCTTTTACCTTCTCCTGAATTCTCTTCCTCGTGTATCCGGCATATTCAAATGCTTCATACACCACTTCTAAAAGAATACGCTCCTGAGGGTCCATATTTCCAGCATCTAAAGGTGATATCTGAAACAGCATTGGGTCAAACTGGTCTACATCTTCAATAAAACCACCCCAGCGAGAAGACATTTTCCCTTTATACGCATTTTTAGCTTCATTATCATAGAAATTTTCTACATTCCATCTTGTTTCCGGAATTTCTGATACGCAATCTTTTTTCGTAATCAGATTCATCCAGAATTCTTCAATGCTTTTTGCCATTGGAAAACGTCCGCTCATCCCGATAATTGCAATATCCTTGCTTTCACACTCAGCGGAATCTGCTGTCTGTAACTCACTTTCCAAATGCTTTTTATTAATTTGAATACTGCTTGGTTTTACACATTCGCAACTGATTTTGCTCTCTATAATAGAATTATTCTCTGGAGCTAAAATGCTTCTTAATTGTTCTTCTGAATATGTTTGCACAAAGTAGCTCACCATTTCATCGATATTTTTACAATCAAAAAATATCGTGGATGAAACTCCTGAAAAATCAGCTGATAATACACGATTTAATTTATGGATTAGTATAGAATCAATTCCCATACTTTGAAAGCCATCTTCCAAATCAATATCATCATTATTCAATTTTAACTCTTTGGCTATTACCTTTGTCAGGTACTGTTCTACTATTGTTTTAACGTCTATATCAGAACTGTTATCCAAAGATAGGTTTATGTTTTTTTGCAATATCGTGGGTAATGTGAGTTTGCTTTCCAGATAGTCATTCATTTTTTTATCTTTTCCAAAAAGCACACAACATTGTAATGACACATTGCTTTTCATAATGCTGTCGAAGGCAGTTATTGCATCTTTGTTTAACAGTGGAGAAAGTCCTGTCGTTAAAGAAAATCTGCTGGCATCCTTTTCAACCATTCGCAACCCGCCATCCTGCCAATATGGCCAATTGATGGATATAGAATTACCACAGCGCCTACCTTCTTTTCTTAATTTTTCTCTTTTACTGATAAATTCATCAAAGAAACAGTTTGCATATACATACTCACTTAATCCGAAGTCGCCAACTAATGCTGAAACAGACGAAAAATTTACAAAAAAGTCCAAGTTAATATCCTTCGTTATTTCATCAAGAAAAACTGTTGCATCTACTTTTAGTTTGACTCCGTTTCTTAAAAAGCCGTTGTCCTTGGATTCAAGGAACCCGGGCTCAATATATCCTGTCATATTAAAAATTCCAGTAATATATCCGAACTCATTTATTACATTGTCAATTAATCCTTGTAGCTGCTCTTTGATTGATATATCAACAGATTTATAAATTACCCTTGTACTTCCTTGATTAAGGGGATTAATGAACTCCCTTACTTTATCATTTTCGGGTTTACGCCCGCACAATATAAGGTTTACATTTGCCTGTTCAGTTAAATGCTTTGCAATTACCTTACCAATTTCTCCAAAACCACCTAACAAGATATATGTACCATTTTCTTTCAGATATGGTATTTGAGTTTCAGGTTGGTAATCAGTATATGTTTGGACTGTCCTTTGCAGTTTTCTATATGTAACTTTATACTCACTTGAAGAAAAATAGTTTATCTCTTTATTCAGAACTGAAACAAAATCACTTGTTGTTTGTTCATAACATATGATATTTCTGAAATAAAGATTTTCATATTCAATATGCAATGTTTTAAAAAATGCTGTTAAACCTTCACTATACATTCCGCTTTCATTTCCCATCGAACTAAATAATAGCTTCCCGGAAAATTTATTTTTCTGAATTAAACATTTTGCCAGATTAGCAGCAAATATAAATGTACTTAATACATAATCTTTTGTTTTCCTTATTTCCTCTGAATCATTTAGGGCAACAAGTATAACATCAGGCACGTATTCCATCTGCTCTAATTTGTTGAATATATAAAAAGAATCTTCCAGCAGCTCCGGCTGAACCGAGTATTCATCCATCTGTGCTTTTTTAGAGTCACTAACCTTAACATAAACCAATTCTTTAGCATCGAACCCTTCAAAGTTGCTTTTATCAATATTGGAAAACACTAAAAGTCTTTGCTTTTCACTATAACTATCCATTACATCTAAGCTCGATGGTTTATAATCCAGCACTTTTATCTGCAGCTCATCTTGCTCTGACTCAGACTCTATAATGTTCTGCTTTATATATTTAAATGTTTTTTTGTTAAAGCAGTATGTTGGTAATGATACTAATTTGCATTTTTTGAAAGTCAGACCTTTTTTCCAATCAATATTTGCACCCTTCAACCATATATCCGCTAAAATTTTTTCCACTGTATTTATATCTTTAAGTCCTGTAAAGATGCTATATTTCTCACATGCTGTTATACTATTACTTTTTTCTATTAACAGAATATCCTCTAAAGTATGGTTAAATGGCCCCTGCCACTTTTTGCCCGACTCCTTTACATATAATTCACACATTTCTTTAAATGTAAAATAGCCATTTATGACTAGCTCACTTATTTCATTCACTCTATCATCTGCAAAAACATTTGGCGGTATCAATGACCATTTTTTATATAATTTTTTAATTGCAATGTTAATAGCAACTAAAACCATAAATCTCAATTTATTGTCTTTAATGTCATCAGGATTATTTTCCTCAGCACTGATAAATTCGCCTAAATCGAAATCATCAAATTCAATAAATTTGCTTGCTTCATGGATAAATTTATTAAACGTTCTCTGATTCTTATATAATAATCTGATATTATTCAACCATTGTAGTGAAGCTTCTGTTTTGGATATGTCAGATTGCTTAAATTCTAAGGATAATTCAGCAAACAGGCAGGTTATATACTTGTCCGTTATAACTTCTTTAGTAAGTAAAGTTTTATTATTGAAATTGACTATTATTTTCGGTTTACCTGTAATGATAATTTTTGCATTTTCTTTATTGTCCAGATACGAAATAACGTCTTCAATATTTATTACATCAGCAATCATTAATGCTAATAATTTATTGTCTTGTGTTTCTACATAAATACCTTCAAAATTATCAGCAAGGCTTAACAGACCTTTAATATATGCTGTTGCCATAATCAGGTCAAATGTGTGCTTTGAAGGATAATATTCAGGGTTATATACCTGTTTTTTTGATATATTTAAGCTTTTAGAAATAGCTAATAATTCAGTTTCAAAACAAGTATTATTCCTAACAAGCTCCACTATTCTATTAACAAAATCTTCATTAATAAAAGAAATATCCAGCAAGTATTTATTATCAGACACCTCATGGATGTCTTCTTTTAATCGTTCTATACAATCAATTAACTTTGAGCCTTCCTCTGCAATGCAGGCGGTTCTGTACTTAAACTGCTCTCTTCCGCTGCACAAGGTGAAAGAAATATCTCTAATGCTATTATTGCTTTCAAGCTTTTCAATTTTGTTGTCCCACTTTTCTAACAGGTGGATTAAAGCTTCTTCTGATTTAGCAGAAAATACTATGGGATACTTTTTTGAAGGTTCTGAAACACAGGACTCCTTCTCCACCTCTATATATTGTTCCAGAACTACATGTGCATTAACACCTGCAAATCCCAATGAAGTTACCCCTGCACGCAAGGGTAACTTTTGCTCATCAGGCTGCCAAGATACATTTTCTGTAGTAATATTAAACGGAGAATCCTCAATACTAATTAAAGGATTTATCTCAGATATATTAATTTGTCCGGGAATTACCCCATGCTCAAACATTTTTAATACTTTTACTATTCCGGCAAGACCGGATACGGGCAGTGAATGACCAATATTTGGCTTAACTGAACCAATCCAACAAAAATTCTTCTTATCTGTGACTTTTTCATAGGCCTGCTTTAATGCCTCAATCTCAATAGGATCACCTAAGCTGGTTCCGGTACCATGTGTTTCTATATAATTGATGGTATCCGGAGAGAACTTCAGTCCCTTCCACGCATTAAGAATTAAGTCTTTTTGTGCAGATAGTTTGGGTGCAGTAATTGAAAATGTTTCTCCTGAATGGTTAACAGCTGTATTCTCAATAATTCCATATATGTGACAGTTATTTTCCTTTGCAACGGATAAAGGCGCCAAAAGAAGTGAAACTACTCCTTCACTTACTACGATTCCGTTTGCATCAGCTGAAAATGTCTTGCATTTTCCATCGGGACTAAACAAGCCATTTTTTGACATCAGCTTTAACATATGGGAAGTTTTGAAGGTATTAATACCACTTACAACAGCAAAATCACTTTTACCCAGCTTAAGTAAATTAACACTGTCATTTAATGCACACATACCTGACGGGCATCCGGTTTCTACTAATTTACTCTCACCGGAAAAACCAAAGTACCAGGATATGCGATTTGCAATCATGAATAAAAACATACCTTTTCCGGAAAATTCATTTATCTCATTACCGGGCATATGTTGATTTTCAAAAGTGTCAACTTCAGCTGTCCCAACTATAACGGAGGTTCTTTTCTCTCTTAACGTTTTCAGGGAAATCCCTGAATCTTCGATGCACTTCCACGTTTCTTGAAGTAGTGCTCTCTGGTCAGGGTCCATATTATCCGCTTCTGCCGGAGAGATGCTAAAGAACTTATTATCAAATTCCTTTAAAGCACTTACCTCTCCAATCCACTTACTACTTATTTTATTCTTGGAATCAATATTACTGTCAAAAAAATTTGATTCCATCCATTTTTCTTTACTAATCTCTACAATACAATCTTTCTTTCCAACAATGTTATCCCAAAGCTCATCCGCTTCATTCGCCTGTGGTAGCATACATGATAATCCGACAATTGCTATTTCGTTACCGCATTTACTTTCCTTTCTCATATCTTCCACCACCTAATTTGTAATCAGTTCACTGACCTAATAAATTAAACTACCGCAACTTTTCTTAATAGAGAAATAATTTTTTGTCTGCATAGTTTTAGTGCAGGCCCAAGTGTACATAGAATTGAAAAAACAATAATAACTACACTTGCAAATAAATAATCAGATGCATTTAAGATTAAGTATAGGTATTCTCCGCCAAATGCATTTGTCATTACACTAGGCCCTATATAAATCCCGTTACTTGCTACAACATTTACTATAACTAATGCAACTCCTATTGCAACAACCGCTGCCGTACAGCAAATATAGAAAAGTTCTAAAAATACAATTCCAAAACACTTTCTTTTGCTAAAACCAATTGCTCTCATAATTCCGAATTCTTTCATGGAAGATACAATATTTAATCTGATGATAGCTTTTAGTCCCACAGAAATAATCAGCAACAGTATTACTACAAACCATTGATAAATAATTTTACAAGTTGGTGATAAACTGGTGAAAAACAAACCGGCATCATACCAATCCTGTGCACGCAGTACATCTGATTTTACTAATAAGGCCTTATCTAATTCTTTTGATAATTCTTTCGAATCGTTGATGTCTTTAAGATATATTTTTACCATATCATACATATCATCACGCATATTGAATAATTTTTTTGCACTTTGATCTGTCATAAATCCAAAATATCCGTTATACTCTGCTCCATCTCCATAGACCCCTACAATTGTATAGCTTTGTGAAACAGGTTTATTTGAGATGTCAAAGGATTCAATTTTTATAGAATCACCAAGTTTTAAATTACCTTTTTGAAGTCTGTCTTCACTTATCATTATCTCGCCTAACTTAGCAGGCCATTTTCCATCTACTAAATTTACAGCTTTTGATTTATTCAGATTATCTGCATCTTCTTTTGTTACACCATATAAAATAGTAGCATAGCTATTGCTTCCAACTGAATAGCTTACCGAACGCCTGATAATTTTCGCAGCGAAATCAACTTTGTCGCTGTTTTTTGCCAGAAAATCATCTAGTATTTTTGCAGCAGCAATGTTTTTTTCATCCTCTTCATAGTTAAATGATTTTGATGTGTTTGGATTTAAAAACTTACCCGGCAAAAAAGGACTAAGATTATAATGAGCTTTCCACATAGCTACGATATGTCCTGATTGCACCTGCAAATAGTTATAATTAATTGTTTTGACCATCCCGTTTGTTAATGCACTGGATATTAGAAGAATTAATATACTAAAAAGTACTGCTATAAAAACAAAAATTGATTTTCTTTTATTTTTCTGAGCATTTTTCCAAGCTATTTTCATTATTTCTAACATAAAATGTCACCTCAATTTTCTTTAAATGCATCTACTGGATTTAAGTTAGCAATTTTCCTGCATGGTACGTATGAAAATATCCCCAATACCACTACTGCAGTAATTAAAACAGTAAATGTATTACCAAACTTAATAGATGGATAGAAATTCTGGCCGAAAATATTTCTCATTAGTCCTGTTATATTTGTAATACCAACATTCGAAAGAATGCTCAAGATAATAAAACTTACAAGTGTTGCGCAAAGCAATGCCAAGATTGATACAAGCATAATTCCGCAAAAATATATGACCGCTATTTTTCTTTTACTAAAACCTATGGCTTTCATTACTCCAATGTCTGTTTTTCTTTGAATTCCTATCATGACTATCAGATTGATTACAAGAATACCTATGATAATAAATAATATAACAATTAAAGCTATGAACATCAGACTGAATATTGTTACAAAATCCATTATATATCCGCTTAATTCTCTTCCCTTTTGTATAGTGTATGTACTTTCATTAATATCTTGACTATTGAATTTATCAGTTATTTTATTAATTTGTGTCTGTGCACTTCCACCTTTGTTTGGTGTTATAACGATATCTGTCAATTCACCTTTGCCATAGCCAAATAATTTTTCTGCATCATCTAAATTTAAGTAAATAATAGGAATATTAAAAAATGATAATGAATTCATTTCTGCAATTCCAATTACCTTTAATTCCTTTGAAATAACTTTTCCATCTTCTGCAGTGGCATCTACCACGAGAGTTTCGCCTACTTTAGCTCCTAAAGCCTCTGCAATTGCTTTAGTCATAAGAATTCCGTTACCTTCATTTGCGGACAAGTAATTACCCTCTATTAATTGCAAGGACTCCTTATAAGCATTATAATTTGCATCGAGGCCAATAAACATAGCCATTTCAGACTTTAAATGCATTGATACCATTCCGTTGTATCTAATACGTCCGGATACATCACCTTTACTGTACAAATCATTTAAAACACTAATTTGTTTTTTTGCATCATCACCTTTAATCTTTACCTCATTAACAGCATCAATATTCCAAGAATAAATTTCACCCTTAGTTGACTCGCCTGAACGAATAATAACATCACCTGTAAAACAATCTCTGATGGAGTTTTGCATATTACTTTCTACTGTTCCTAATACATTTGTACTAAGAACCAAGGTAATTGTTATTACGAAAATGAAGAAAAATAGAGATAACGCCCGCATTTTATCATGTAAAATATCTTTAAATGCTAATTTTATCGTAATCATCTATATTCCTCCTGTTTTATTAATCCATCCTCCATAAAGCAAACTCTTGATGCTCTGTCAACAATTTTACTGTCATGAGTAGAAAATATAAACGCAGTACCTTCTTCTTTATTTATCTTTTGCATAATATCAACAATTTCTGTACCGGTTCCTTTATCAAGATTCGCAGTTGGCTCATCAGCTAAAACGATTTGAGGTTTTGTAACTAATGCCCGGGCAATAGCGACTCTCTGACATTGACCACCTGATAATTCATATGGTTTATGCTTTTTATACTTGTCCAAACCTACTTTTTCTACGAAATAAGCAACTCGCTCTGCTTTTTCCTTCTTTGATATGTCCTTCAATAGTGAAAGAGGCAAAGCAACATTTTCTTCTACTGATAAAACTGATAATAAATTAAATGACTGGAACACAAATCCAAATGTATAGAGACGTAACTTATCTAATTCCTTGTCCTTTAATTTTGCTATAGATTGGCCATTAATAATTACTTCACCGGATGTCATCTGGTCCAAACATCCGATAATATTCAGCAATGTTGACTTACCGCTTCCGGAAACACCCGATAACGCGACAAATTCTCCCTGTTTAATAGTCAAATCTAATTTTTTCAATGCATTTACTTTTGTTTTACCCAAAGAATAATCTTTGGTTAACCCTTTAATTACAACGATATCTTTACCCATAGTAATCCCCTTTATCTTTTATTATTCGTACCTCAATTAAAAAAGTATCAACCCATCAAGTATTCAGCAATTTTAACAACACTTCTGTTTTGCCATAAAGAATACTCAGTTTTTTTCAATTCTTCATTCAACAAACCCATTGCTTTACTGCAATAAATGACAGAGTTAACCAAATCATCTTGAGTCATGTTCATTTTTCTAGTTTTATTAAACGCTTCTTTTAAATATTCCTTAAAAACCAGTGATAGTTTGTATTTACTGTTCTTAGCTGCGAGTTCCAGCCTCTTTTCACTAAAGCCCTTTGATATAATATTTTCATATACTTTCTCAAGTTTTGCGTTAAAGAATCTTTCTTCAATGTACTGTGCTATATCACTTGGAATCATATCAATTGAGTCAACAAAGTCATAAATATTTTTAAGCTTTTTTGCACGAGCAGGATAAAATATTCCTTTCTTTAGAACCTGTACCTCCTTTCCTAACTCAAATAACCTTTCAGAGGGAGCATAGCCAACATCATATGTTGTGATTTGTGCCAGCTGCTCCTTTATTAAATCCGCAACGTCAGCTTCTATTGTGCATTGATTAATTGAGCCTGTCAGAATAAAATCCGAGCCCATGTTAAACAATGTACTAACAACCGTTGGTGAACCAATTCCACCGGCCACTCCTATACGTGAATTCACTATAAGTTTGTTGCTGTTTACTACTTCATTTTTTATTGCCAATACTTCCGGTAAAAATGTAAGAAGATTATTTCTCTCCGTTTCAAAAGCAACATCACCAACAACACAAATATCATCAGCCATTGGAATTTGCAGCGCAATACTGTATTCCTCTTTCGTTATGGAGTTTTCTGATAATAACTCCTCTAAAATGTCTACCGGAGCCGGCAACATAAACTCCCGCGCCATATATGACTGAGATATTTTAGCTAATATGCGGTTACCGCCGGTTACTTGAGCACCATTAAACTGCATTCCTTTAACTCTATATAAAACTAAATCTTTTGTTATCG of the Ruminiclostridium papyrosolvens DSM 2782 genome contains:
- a CDS encoding ABC transporter permease, with protein sequence MLEIMKIAWKNAQKNKRKSIFVFIAVLFSILILLISSALTNGMVKTINYNYLQVQSGHIVAMWKAHYNLSPFLPGKFLNPNTSKSFNYEEDEKNIAAAKILDDFLAKNSDKVDFAAKIIRRSVSYSVGSNSYATILYGVTKEDADNLNKSKAVNLVDGKWPAKLGEIMISEDRLQKGNLKLGDSIKIESFDISNKPVSQSYTIVGVYGDGAEYNGYFGFMTDQSAKKLFNMRDDMYDMVKIYLKDINDSKELSKELDKALLVKSDVLRAQDWYDAGLFFTSLSPTCKIIYQWFVVILLLIISVGLKAIIRLNIVSSMKEFGIMRAIGFSKRKCFGIVFLELFYICCTAAVVAIGVALVIVNVVASNGIYIGPSVMTNAFGGEYLYLILNASDYLFASVVIIVFSILCTLGPALKLCRQKIISLLRKVAVV
- a CDS encoding ABC transporter permease; its protein translation is MITIKLAFKDILHDKMRALSLFFFIFVITITLVLSTNVLGTVESNMQNSIRDCFTGDVIIRSGESTKGEIYSWNIDAVNEVKIKGDDAKKQISVLNDLYSKGDVSGRIRYNGMVSMHLKSEMAMFIGLDANYNAYKESLQLIEGNYLSANEGNGILMTKAIAEALGAKVGETLVVDATAEDGKVISKELKVIGIAEMNSLSFFNIPIIYLNLDDAEKLFGYGKGELTDIVITPNKGGSAQTQINKITDKFNSQDINESTYTIQKGRELSGYIMDFVTIFSLMFIALIVILFIIIGILVINLIVMIGIQRKTDIGVMKAIGFSKRKIAVIYFCGIMLVSILALLCATLVSFIILSILSNVGITNITGLMRNIFGQNFYPSIKFGNTFTVLITAVVVLGIFSYVPCRKIANLNPVDAFKEN
- a CDS encoding ABC transporter ATP-binding protein; this encodes MGKDIVVIKGLTKDYSLGKTKVNALKKLDLTIKQGEFVALSGVSGSGKSTLLNIIGCLDQMTSGEVIINGQSIAKLKDKELDKLRLYTFGFVFQSFNLLSVLSVEENVALPLSLLKDISKKEKAERVAYFVEKVGLDKYKKHKPYELSGGQCQRVAIARALVTKPQIVLADEPTANLDKGTGTEIVDIMQKINKEEGTAFIFSTHDSKIVDRASRVCFMEDGLIKQEEYR
- a CDS encoding beta-ketoacyl synthase N-terminal-like domain-containing protein, with amino-acid sequence MRKESKCGNEIAIVGLSCMLPQANEADELWDNIVGKKDCIVEISKEKWMESNFFDSNIDSKNKISSKWIGEVSALKEFDNKFFSISPAEADNMDPDQRALLQETWKCIEDSGISLKTLREKRTSVIVGTAEVDTFENQHMPGNEINEFSGKGMFLFMIANRISWYFGFSGESKLVETGCPSGMCALNDSVNLLKLGKSDFAVVSGINTFKTSHMLKLMSKNGLFSPDGKCKTFSADANGIVVSEGVVSLLLAPLSVAKENNCHIYGIIENTAVNHSGETFSITAPKLSAQKDLILNAWKGLKFSPDTINYIETHGTGTSLGDPIEIEALKQAYEKVTDKKNFCWIGSVKPNIGHSLPVSGLAGIVKVLKMFEHGVIPGQINISEINPLISIEDSPFNITTENVSWQPDEQKLPLRAGVTSLGFAGVNAHVVLEQYIEVEKESCVSEPSKKYPIVFSAKSEEALIHLLEKWDNKIEKLESNNSIRDISFTLCSGREQFKYRTACIAEEGSKLIDCIERLKEDIHEVSDNKYLLDISFINEDFVNRIVELVRNNTCFETELLAISKSLNISKKQVYNPEYYPSKHTFDLIMATAYIKGLLSLADNFEGIYVETQDNKLLALMIADVINIEDVISYLDNKENAKIIITGKPKIIVNFNNKTLLTKEVITDKYITCLFAELSLEFKQSDISKTEASLQWLNNIRLLYKNQRTFNKFIHEASKFIEFDDFDLGEFISAEENNPDDIKDNKLRFMVLVAINIAIKKLYKKWSLIPPNVFADDRVNEISELVINGYFTFKEMCELYVKESGKKWQGPFNHTLEDILLIEKSNSITACEKYSIFTGLKDINTVEKILADIWLKGANIDWKKGLTFKKCKLVSLPTYCFNKKTFKYIKQNIIESESEQDELQIKVLDYKPSSLDVMDSYSEKQRLLVFSNIDKSNFEGFDAKELVYVKVSDSKKAQMDEYSVQPELLEDSFYIFNKLEQMEYVPDVILVALNDSEEIRKTKDYVLSTFIFAANLAKCLIQKNKFSGKLLFSSMGNESGMYSEGLTAFFKTLHIEYENLYFRNIICYEQTTSDFVSVLNKEINYFSSSEYKVTYRKLQRTVQTYTDYQPETQIPYLKENGTYILLGGFGEIGKVIAKHLTEQANVNLILCGRKPENDKVREFINPLNQGSTRVIYKSVDISIKEQLQGLIDNVINEFGYITGIFNMTGYIEPGFLESKDNGFLRNGVKLKVDATVFLDEITKDINLDFFVNFSSVSALVGDFGLSEYVYANCFFDEFISKREKLRKEGRRCGNSISINWPYWQDGGLRMVEKDASRFSLTTGLSPLLNKDAITAFDSIMKSNVSLQCCVLFGKDKKMNDYLESKLTLPTILQKNINLSLDNSSDIDVKTIVEQYLTKVIAKELKLNNDDIDLEDGFQSMGIDSILIHKLNRVLSADFSGVSSTIFFDCKNIDEMVSYFVQTYSEEQLRSILAPENNSIIESKISCECVKPSSIQINKKHLESELQTADSAECESKDIAIIGMSGRFPMAKSIEEFWMNLITKKDCVSEIPETRWNVENFYDNEAKNAYKGKMSSRWGGFIEDVDQFDPMLFQISPLDAGNMDPQERILLEVVYEAFEYAGYTRKRIQEKVKGNVGVFIGNTTNGYRLLIEDEMVKGNFGTHQALPWSIANRVSYVFELNGPSFIIDSACSSSLNSIVVAVDNIRNGKCKMAIAGGVNLHIHPSEYVLRSQLRVLSPKGKCHSFGSEADGYVPGEGIGAIILKPLSDAERDGDNILGIIKGVASNHVGHPNGYTVPSSTSQAEVIKTAIDDAGISARDITFIEAHGTGTILGDPIEINGLKSAFSNYTQDNQFCAIGSVKSNIGHLEGAAGIVSTIKAVLQLMNRVKIPLINCDTPNPRISFDDSQFYLQKELEPWTTYNDKLVLGISSFGAGGSNAHILIQNHEDNRKRLQAREIPQVPVLISAMNDDGVHKYVQKFLHWLGEQEAENNTLDISDIAYTTQVGRELLDSRICVLCSSVNELKAGLMNFLSNKPCTYVKTHMTADKITITKSEKNKYAIMAQTAITAGNVEEIAKFAILGIKIDWEQFNRLQKGFIIMLPTYVFDNHRYWLNFEENSDKDTDFYIKNNKSELAFLIDANISTIENQRFTRTIHSNEFFIKDHVIDGQAILPGTAIIEMAIEAGNLSLPKHYIKSLEDIHFHKAIEVSEEAVELQIDIIPEDYYIGFKIYICKEDERILSAEGKLIIDNDTDANNIFELPLTENLVQADSEEYYAWLDTLGFNFKNSFKSIEKLFVSQDLVMSVVSITQTEQFEGRGKNCTLWPPLIDGVLQSTFKLVENHTEKGCLSLPVSIGKLIMHESTRSNLIALAQKSKNCKEEKGEFIFDIYILNENGKLVMEVQEYRLVNVKKANHVSKKYEDTDDLIQEVIRRIKSGEIDKNMLLNLKLLE